The Falco cherrug isolate bFalChe1 chromosome 3, bFalChe1.pri, whole genome shotgun sequence genome segment AcccctttattttaaatttaaacactAACCTGGCTTTGTACATCTCGGAACATCTGATGCTATCTTGCAGATCAAAGCCTCCTTGTTTGGTTTGTAATTAAGTGTCAAACTGTTTCCTTGCAACACAAACAGGAGACACTTTGATCTGCAAAGCAAGATGTTTAAGAGCCCTACTAGCAAGGGCTCTTCAAGTTTTAGCAGCACTGTAAAGCAGTGGCATATTTGAAGTCTGATATTGTTTCATATTGAGATTTTCCAAGTTATGGCAGCTGATAGTGTGTGTTACTGTCACACCTGTGCCAGGAGTCACATGAAAACCATCTGAACCAAAACAATAGCAAGCTGAAGAACCAAACTCGTAATTTTTCTAAACAGTTTCCAAAgcagttgttggttttttcccccttttccagAGGGCTTGTTTCCATGGGAAATGTTACTGGAGTCAATGTGAGCTTTCCACAAAATGTCAGCTCGTCTGAAAGATTTGCAGCAGCGAAttgttttttggggaaaaaaatcccatgatTCTGGGTCATTCAGCTGGAGagtgctgcctgtgctcctgctcCCTTGGTCTTGCTTTTTCCTGGCCCTTTGAACCTGCGTGTCATTCTGTGAGGGCTATCTGGGGGTGTCTCTGCAGGCACCGGTTTTGATTTGCTCAGGCTAGAGCTGCTCATGCGTCTCTCCCTGCAGGCTCAGCGCTGGCGCAATGAGAACTACGAGAGGCCCGTGGACCTGGAGGGCTCGGGGGATGATGACCCCTTTGGGGACGATGAACTGGATGATGTCTACTCAGGCTCTGGCTCAGGGTGTAAGTAGCTGTAGGGTTCCTGGGGAAGGGTCCCTAGGGAGCCTGTCTGTGGGTTTTGATGGGACTAGAGAGGGGGCTTGCCATGGGATGTGAAGGAGGATATCGCCCCTTATCCACCTCCGGAGCtgccttcctgcccttcctAGACAAAAGCAAAGGGAACTGTCCTGAAGGTTGGGCTCAGGTGGCTCTGTTTCCCATTTAAGTCTCTGGCCCTGATGGTCAGGATTAGCCCTGCGCCAGCGCAATGGCATGTGCCATGTTATATGTTATGTTTCATTGAACCCAGAGAGGGGCTTCAGCCACCGCATGGCATTTACAGCCCTCGGTTTCTGCTGAACCCAGAACCAGTCCATGCTCTCATTTTTTTGGAGGGTGAGGCCAGGTGCATGTCAGCCCTCAGAaatgctggggcagcagcagcttcaccCTTTGCTGTTCTTCCCCTCTTTCAGATTTTGAGCAGGAGTCGGGACTCGAGACAACAGTTAGCCTCACCACGGACACATCTGTCACGCtccccaccacagcagctgtgctgcccatCACCTCGGTGCAGCCTGTGGCAACCCCCTTTGAACCTTTCCCTGCTGAGGACACCACCCCCGAGCAGGCAACCAGTGTCTTGTATATCCCCAGGATGACAAAGGCACCAGTGAtccccagctggaaagcaatcACGACCAGTACCACTGCCAGAGACTCCCCTaccaccacaaccaccaccacgGCCAGCACCACTACCACTGTGGCCAcgaccaccaccagcaccaccatggccactgccaagcccaccaccaTCTGGATATTCCTGCCCCCTTTCATCACCAAGGCATCCACCACCCAGGCCACGACCCTGGAGACACCCACCACCTCCACCCTCGAAACCAGCACACCAACAGAGGTGGCCACATCATGGCTTGTCCCCACCAGCACACCCAAGCCCAGGTCCCTGCCAAAACCAACCACCTCCAGGACTGCAGACCTCACAgaaaaaagcactgcttttcCATCCAGTCCTACCATGCTGCCGCCCACAGAAGCCCCCCAGGTAGGAGGCAGGAGCCCTTCTCACCTGCTAAAGGGCTTGTGGGTCATGTTTGAAGCCAAGTGATGGTGATGGGAAACCTTTGGCGTTGATCTGTCCTTAGCCAGTTGCTCAGAGGGAGGTCAAGCCAGGTTGggctcttcccagctctgcagagagtgGAACATTtggggagctggagaggggAGATTAAAGGGAGGGGGGCGGTTATCATGGGCACAGCCTGGTGATGGGGCTGGTGTGGAGCTGATGGGGGCACCTAGGGGTATGCCACGTGTTCCTGGTTTCCCTGGCTCTGCCTTGCCCAGCTGCTCCAGAGCAGCTTCcccaggcaggaggggagcagggctgggggtaCCACCACCTTACAGGGAAAGAGTGGCTTTCCTCTGGCTTTGGTGTCTGGGCTCATCAGACCATTTCCCAACTTGCAGCCTGTTAGTGGGAGGCCCAAATGCTCTGAAATTATGACTTGATGGTGCATTTCCAGCCCGTTGGGTGTCCTGAGCAGGGGATTTAATCCGCTGATCCATCTCTCTTTCAGAGCCCCTCAGGGACCCTTTGAAAACTACTTTGAGTGAAAGGTGGAGTGATTTGTCTAAACTAGTCCCTCTTTTCTGCGTATATATAGTATGTATAGTGCTCTGGGCTCTTGCTGACCTTCAATTAATTTGTCACAAAAACGCCTGCCTGTGGGAAGCAGTGAGCCACGCGCTTGTGCTGGGGGCAGCGTGACACTAAGAGGGCTCCTACTCACCCGGCTTCATCCTATCAAGCACTTTGCTCATCCCAAATTGTAACATCCCAAGGCAGAGGTGGAGGGAGCTGTTTGCCCCGTGAAGGAGGGATCCTAGGGAGGTTTTGCTCGAGGATGCTCAGTGTGGTCCAGGTCAGCATGTGGACACATGGGTCTGGCTGCCAGGACAAGGGGGAGGGTCGTGGGGGGGATTTGGCCCTGAGGTAGCTGCAGGTGTGGGGATATGCAGAAGGCAATGAACAGGTCAGCATTGGGCTTGGGGGGGATGGAGCAGCTTATTTGCCTGGCCCGTGTTTGCTCTCCAGGCTGGGTTCGCCTCTTTGCCAAGGGGGCTTAGTCAGGGACCACAGCAGGGACCCAGGCTGGCTCCATGTCCTGGGTGAGAAGGACCCATCTTCCTGCTCCTGCGCCGTGCCGCAGGGCCCCAAGCATCAGAGCAGGTTGAAGGGTGGAGGGAAGGGACCCCCCCCAGGGCTTACCCTTAGCATCTGATCCTTATACTTGCTATGTTGCTGTAGCACAGACGGTTGCATCACTTCATGTCTAGCAAGGAGGCGTCTGTGAGATGTTTCTGCCAGCTGTCAGTTTACACTGGGGACAGAGCCCAGAggaggggctgggatgtgggGCTTTCTTTAGGGGAAGCTACAGGGAACAGGTGGGAGTTTGTACATCTCGAGGGCACctggggtggggacagggaaaAATGGTCCAACTCGGCCACGGTGGCCTCAGCCTTTTGGTGACCATCACGATATGAGGTTGTGTTGCTTTCTTGCGTTATAACCGTCCACTTCAGTGGCACAGGGAAGGGACAGTCCAACATGATCCCCCATATTCGCTGCTGAGAGGGCCTATCATTGGTACTGTAATGTCCTTCCTCTGGACACATCAGAGCTGTTGGAGGCAGGAACCACTCTTTGGTCCTTGTCCCCTGCTCCATCTTGTCCTTTCTCCCAGATGGAGCCAGGGGAGGTGACGACAGTCCTTGACAACGAGCTGGAGGTCCCGGTCAGCAGCGGCCCCAGCGGGGACTTTGAGATCCGGGAGGAGGAAGAGACGACTCGTCCCGAGCTTGGTAATGAGGTGATGGCTGTTGTGACGCCGCCATCAGGACGTGCGCTGGGCAAGAATGCAGAGCCAGGGATGATCGACAACACGATAGACTCTGGTAACTCGGCTGCTCAGCTCCCTCAGAAAAACATCCTGGAGAGGAAAGAAGTATTGATAGGTGAGACTGGCAGCTGCAGACTTGTAGGGGGAGAGCTGGTGTGTTCGGAGGGGGGGCAGATTGCTGGGCTGTCCATGCCCCGGGAGAGGGGTCAGGCTTTGGCAGGGCATTGGGATAGTGTGGAGCCTGGGATAACCCACACTTATCTGCCAAAATAGCTCTAGGGTCTGtgctgggggggtcccaggggtcTTCGTGTCTTTGCCAGGagtgtgcagagctgtgcacaGTTTGTTTTTGCTAAGATGGGTTTCCAGGAAATATGTAGGATGTTAGGGGAAAGATGTGCTACAGTGTTGGCTGAATACCACCTGGCCACCCCTAactgcaggggaggagggaggtgcCCTGCGAGGGCCACTTGTCCCAGCCAGAGGGACATCAGAGATGGGGCAGAGATGTCAGTGTCCCAGCCTAAGGGAGCTGGCGGTGATGGCATGCCAGAACATTTATTGTGCTGGTGGTCTTCAGCTGATAGTGGCAGGTGCTGGCAGGTGCCCAAATGAGCAGCTTTTTGGGGGACTTTCTGCACCCTCCTTGCATGAGGTGACAGCCTGTGCAGGGACCTCTCTCTGTGCCTGAGCTGCCTCATGCCAGCCCATCACCCACTATGCAGCTGTAGAGCAGATACCTTTGCGTCCTACCCACCCTTCAGCATTGCTGCACTTGGGAGCTTGTTGAAGCTC includes the following:
- the SDC3 gene encoding syndecan-3, whose product is MPGEVPPPAPRGLRSLAVLLPLLLLLLLNARAALAQRWRNENYERPVDLEGSGDDDPFGDDELDDVYSGSGSGYFEQESGLETTVSLTTDTSVTLPTTAAVLPITSVQPVATPFEPFPAEDTTPEQATSVLYIPRMTKAPVIPSWKAITTSTTARDSPTTTTTTTASTTTTVATTTTSTTMATAKPTTIWIFLPPFITKASTTQATTLETPTTSTLETSTPTEVATSWLVPTSTPKPRSLPKPTTSRTADLTEKSTAFPSSPTMLPPTEAPQMEPGEVTTVLDNELEVPVSSGPSGDFEIREEEETTRPELGNEVMAVVTPPSGRALGKNAEPGMIDNTIDSGNSAAQLPQKNILERKEVLIAVIVGGVVGALFAAFLVMLLIYRMKKKDEGSYTLEEPKQANVTYQKPDKQEEFYA